The following coding sequences are from one Nonlabens arenilitoris window:
- a CDS encoding FixH family protein: protein MKLNWGTSIAIAITLFIGFIMVMVVTMLTDKGFDHDMVTTDYYKKELLFQQEIDAEQNAKNLGEIKGLKTTTGWAIEFPESVAEKEFKGKVSLYRPSDKQLDFELPIVLSGNYLLIPDNRLTDGRWDILITATLDGQPFKYKNSIIY, encoded by the coding sequence ATGAAATTAAATTGGGGAACCAGCATAGCGATTGCGATTACATTATTTATAGGTTTTATAATGGTAATGGTGGTAACGATGCTTACAGATAAAGGTTTTGATCACGACATGGTCACTACCGACTATTACAAAAAAGAATTGCTATTTCAACAAGAAATTGATGCAGAACAGAATGCAAAAAACCTAGGTGAGATAAAAGGTTTGAAAACAACGACCGGATGGGCAATTGAATTTCCAGAAAGTGTCGCAGAGAAAGAATTTAAAGGAAAAGTGTCCTTATACAGACCGTCAGATAAGCAGCTAGATTTTGAACTGCCTATAGTTTTATCTGGTAACTATTTGCTCATACCTGACAATCGCTTAACCGACGGTCGATGGGACATTCTTATAACGGCTACTCTAGATGGTCAACCGTTTAAATATAAAAATTCAATCATCTATTAA
- a CDS encoding sulfite exporter TauE/SafE family protein, which produces MVNRLNIKIQSSINMLWSGFLLGLLGSFHCMGMCGPIAFLLPVNHKKPTQKAVQVSVYHAGRLFAYGLIGFLLGLLGKSFDLFGWQQQLSIVVGIAMIVMVITTYFIGMNFTVTKPLYRLVGKLKSAMGKELKKKTYDAFFTMGFLNGLLPCGLVYMAVIGAVGSGNALEGTVYMMFFGLGTVPLMTAAVYLGNVISLKVKTFMRKAVPVFIILIGLLFIVRGLGLGIPYLSPKNMKNQQSAQQSCHTTIVLNTNQK; this is translated from the coding sequence ATGGTCAACCGTTTAAATATAAAAATTCAATCATCTATTAATATGTTGTGGTCTGGATTCTTATTAGGTCTATTGGGTAGTTTCCATTGTATGGGAATGTGCGGTCCTATAGCTTTTTTATTACCAGTGAACCACAAAAAGCCAACTCAAAAAGCCGTACAGGTCAGTGTTTATCATGCTGGTAGACTGTTTGCTTATGGTTTAATAGGTTTTTTATTAGGCTTATTAGGTAAAAGTTTTGACCTTTTTGGGTGGCAACAGCAATTGAGCATTGTAGTAGGGATAGCGATGATTGTAATGGTAATAACTACCTATTTCATAGGTATGAATTTTACAGTGACTAAACCGTTATATAGACTAGTAGGTAAATTAAAAAGTGCGATGGGTAAGGAGCTCAAAAAGAAAACCTATGACGCATTTTTTACTATGGGTTTTTTAAATGGTCTACTACCATGTGGATTAGTATATATGGCTGTTATAGGAGCCGTAGGATCTGGAAATGCACTGGAAGGTACGGTATATATGATGTTTTTTGGATTAGGTACTGTACCGTTAATGACGGCTGCAGTTTATTTAGGTAATGTGATATCGTTAAAAGTAAAAACTTTTATGAGAAAAGCAGTTCCTGTTTTTATAATCCTTATCGGTTTACTTTTTATCGTTAGAGGTCTAGGTTTAGGGATACCATATCTATCTCCTAAAAATATGAAAAATCAACAGTCTGCACAGCAGTCCTGTCATACAACTATAGTTTTAAATACAAATCAAAAATAA
- a CDS encoding CopD family protein, with protein MEDYYLYFKALHLIFIVTWFAGLFYIPRLFVYQIEAHQEQEPVKSILLKQLQLMTRRLWYIISWPSAVLATSFALCLIFINPAIIEAQWMQVKLGFVVLLFIYHIKTHYIFKELENDIIKWTSNGMRLYNEGATLILFAVIFLVILKSAINWIYGVVGIFLLAAVLMILFKIYKRYRDQKA; from the coding sequence TTGGAAGATTATTATCTATATTTCAAGGCTTTACATCTTATTTTTATTGTGACATGGTTTGCAGGCTTGTTTTACATTCCGCGATTATTTGTATATCAAATTGAGGCTCATCAAGAACAAGAACCGGTAAAATCTATATTGCTTAAACAATTACAATTGATGACACGCAGGTTATGGTATATCATTTCATGGCCTAGTGCAGTGCTTGCTACATCATTTGCCTTATGTTTAATATTTATTAATCCTGCAATTATTGAAGCACAATGGATGCAGGTTAAGTTGGGTTTTGTGGTGTTACTTTTTATATATCACATTAAAACCCATTATATTTTTAAAGAATTAGAGAATGATATTATAAAGTGGACCTCAAATGGCATGAGATTGTATAATGAAGGTGCAACACTTATCTTATTTGCTGTTATCTTTTTAGTTATACTTAAAAGCGCTATCAATTGGATTTATGGTGTCGTAGGAATCTTTTTACTAGCGGCTGTTTTAATGATTTTATTTAAAATTTATAAAAGATATCGAGATCAAAAAGCATAA
- the hemN gene encoding oxygen-independent coproporphyrinogen III oxidase codes for MSSLVQKYNVAGPRYTSYPTVPYWEENSFTKSNWESSVIKSFKESNQKEGISLYIHLPFCEAMCTFCGCNKRITVNHNVELPYITNVLKEWSLYLALLDETPIISELHLGGGTPTFFSPENLQILIDEIFKNAHKAKNATLSFEGHPNNTTKEHLKTLFELGFNRVSYGVQDYNLEVQKAIHRVQPFENVLNATLNARETGYTSVGHDLIYGLPFQKKEHVIHTIKQTIALKPDRIAFYSYAFVPWIKGNGQRGFSQDNLPSPDEKRAQYEIGKKMLEDAGYIEIGMDHFALVSDELNIAMETKKLHRNFMGYSSSSTQAMIGLGVSSISDSWYGFSQNVKSITEYKKLLDQDQIPVYRGHLLNNEDLIIRKHILNLMCHFETQWEKNGELYFEEIPDILISLKEMEEDGLLILESNGISVTEKGRPFVRNICMAFDLRLKRKKPNTQLFSMTI; via the coding sequence ATGTCTTCACTCGTTCAAAAATACAATGTTGCTGGACCACGTTACACTAGTTATCCTACTGTACCTTACTGGGAAGAAAATTCTTTTACTAAATCAAACTGGGAAAGTTCTGTCATAAAAAGTTTTAAAGAATCTAATCAAAAAGAAGGAATCAGCTTATACATTCATTTACCATTTTGTGAAGCGATGTGTACATTTTGTGGATGCAATAAAAGAATAACCGTAAATCATAATGTAGAGCTTCCTTATATCACAAATGTGCTTAAAGAGTGGTCTCTTTATTTAGCACTTTTAGATGAAACTCCTATCATCAGTGAATTACACCTAGGTGGAGGAACTCCGACATTTTTCTCTCCAGAAAATTTACAAATTCTTATTGATGAAATTTTTAAAAATGCTCATAAAGCAAAAAATGCGACTCTCAGTTTTGAAGGGCATCCTAATAACACAACAAAAGAACACCTAAAGACTTTATTTGAATTAGGTTTTAATCGCGTGAGCTATGGTGTACAAGATTATAACCTAGAGGTCCAAAAGGCTATTCACAGAGTACAACCATTTGAGAATGTTCTAAATGCTACACTTAACGCCAGAGAAACAGGTTACACCTCTGTCGGACATGATTTAATTTACGGCCTTCCTTTTCAAAAAAAAGAACATGTTATACATACTATTAAACAAACGATAGCACTTAAACCAGATCGTATAGCCTTTTATAGTTATGCATTTGTGCCATGGATAAAAGGTAACGGGCAACGTGGTTTTAGTCAAGATAACCTACCTAGTCCAGATGAAAAAAGAGCTCAATATGAGATCGGAAAAAAAATGTTAGAAGACGCTGGTTATATTGAGATAGGAATGGATCACTTTGCACTGGTTAGTGATGAGTTGAATATAGCTATGGAAACTAAAAAGTTACATCGCAATTTTATGGGATATAGTTCTAGTAGTACACAAGCTATGATAGGCCTAGGAGTTTCTTCTATCAGTGATAGCTGGTACGGGTTTTCTCAAAATGTAAAAAGTATTACAGAATATAAAAAGTTACTGGATCAAGATCAAATTCCAGTTTACAGAGGACATTTATTAAATAATGAAGATTTAATCATCAGAAAACACATCCTGAATTTAATGTGTCATTTTGAAACTCAATGGGAAAAGAATGGAGAACTCTATTTTGAAGAGATTCCAGATATATTGATTAGTCTTAAAGAGATGGAAGAAGACGGATTGCTTATTCTAGAATCTAATGGTATAAGTGTTACTGAAAAAGGTAGACCATTTGTACGCAATATTTGTATGGCCTTTGATTTGAGGCTAAAACGAAAAAAACCTAACACGCAATTATTTTCAATGACGATTTAA